Proteins encoded together in one Juglans regia cultivar Chandler chromosome 9, Walnut 2.0, whole genome shotgun sequence window:
- the LOC118349415 gene encoding uncharacterized protein LOC118349415 — MPPRRRERNVSDLNATNNEREANTSSSEVLRAAAHQLIDDLAQNPSGLQRNNSEGGCTFKQFNSTHPPTFDGRSDSNAAEDWMQDIEEIFSVLECTDQQKVRFAAFKLIGEAKRWWNSEKAIREADGTGVVSWPHFKQNFFDRFFPRADREARAREFANLVQGIMTIQSFSELVHKAILVEQNIKRGVELQETRKRTTLQGSSGMDQGPWKKRNEGSNSGQKRMQGFQSNNLCNFCNSAHTGECRKEMRTCFRCGKSGHFIKDCPLLLSDNRKPNPPLVSQQTSQGNNQRRMGPARVFALTSEDAEDDNNAITGTSLFFSLKALCLS, encoded by the exons ATGCCACCTCGCCGTCGAGAACGAAATGTGTCAGATTTGAATGCAACCAATAATGAGAGGGAAGCAAATACGAGTTCTTCCGAAGTACTACGAGCAGCAGCGCATCAACTGATAGACGATCTCGCACAGAATCCTTCGGGTCTTCAACGTAACAATAGTGAAGGAGGATGCACTTTCAAGCAATTTAATAGTACCCATCCCCCCACTTTTGATGGAAGAAGCGATTCCAATGCAGCTGAAGATTGGATGCAGGACATTGAAGAGATATTCagtgttttggagtgcaccgaCCAACAAAAAGTTCGATTTGCAGCTTTTAAATTAATCGGAGAagcgaagagatggtggaacTCTGAGAAAGCCATCAGAGAAGCTGATGGAACTGGAGTAGTAAGCTGGCCTCACTTTAAGCAAAACTTTTTCGACCGTTTCTTTCCGAGGGCAGACCGGGAAGCTAGAGCCCGAGAGTTTgctaacttggtgcaagggatcATGACG ATTCAGAGTTTTTCGGAGTTAGTGCACAAGGCAATTCtagtagaacaaaatattaagaGGGGTGTGGAATtgcaagaaacaagaaagagaaCTACTCTACAAGGATCCTCGGGTATGGAtcaagggccatggaagaagagaaatgaagggAGCAACTCAGGTCAAAAGCGAATGCAAGGGTTTCAATCGAATAACCTCTGCAATTTTTGTAATAGTGCACACACGGGAGAGtgcagaaaagaaatgaggacaTGTTTTCGATGTGGAAAGTCCGGACATTTTATCAAAGATTGTCCTTTGCTTCTGTCGGATAACAGGAAGCCTAACCCACCTCTAGTTTCCCAACAGACAAGTCAAGGAAATAATCAACGTAGAATGGGACCAGCCCGAGTGTTTGCTTTAACATCTGAAGATGCGGAGGACGACAACAATGCAATCACAGGtacctcactctttttctccTTGAAAGCTTTATGTCTTAGTTGA